Genomic segment of Yoonia sp. R2331:
TGACAGCCACATTTCCCGGATCGACCTGATCGGCAAAGACGCGATCAAACTGCGCGATGGCGTGCAGGTTACCGAGTTCCACGAAGGCATCCTGCCCTGGGCCCTGCGCAACCCGGTTGCCATCGTGTTTGACGAATATGACGCAGGCCGTGCGGACGTGATGTTTGTAATCCAGCGTGTGCTGGAACATGACGGCAAGCTGACGCTGATGGACCAAAACCAGATTCTGACGCCGCACAAGCACTTCCGCCTCTTTGCCACGGCCAACACCGTGGGCCTTGGCGATACGACGGGCCTCTACCACGGCACCCAACAGATCAACCAAGCGCAAATGGACCGCTGGTCGCTTGTCGCTACGCTGAACTACCTCAGCCACGATGCCGAGGCCGCGATCGTTTTGTCGAAGTCCCCGCACTTCAATACTGAGAAGGGCCGCAAGACGATTTCCCAGATGGTCACCGTCGCCGACTTGACGCGCACCGCCTTCATGAACGGCGATTTGTCCACCGTGATGTCCCCCCGGACCGTGCTCGCCTGGGCCGAAAACACCCGCATCTTCCAAGACGTCGGCTATGCTTTCCGCCTATCGTTCCTGAACAAATGCGATGAATTGGAGCGTCAGACCGTCGCCGAATTCTACCAGCGGTGTTTTGATGAGGAACTGCCGGAAAGTGCGGCGAGCCTCAGCTTGGGATGATGTTTCGTCTCGCCATTTGTCTTTGTGTTATTGGCAGCCTGTTGTCGGCACAAACTCTCTCGCCGAGCGAACAAGCAGCTGTTGACCAAGTTGCCCCGGACCAAATGCAAATCGCGCAGCGAAATGAAGAATGTAGTTTGCAGGGCCTTGCGCAACGCGAGCCCTTAGTTATCGCTTCAGGGGCGGCGCTTCCGGTCCTTGATTGGCCCGAGACCAGACTTCTTGTTCTCCAATTTGCCCAAACCGACAATCTCGAGGCCGGGACTGTATCAATGTCAGCATTCCCGCCCCTTCCGTTTGGTGGAATCGCCGGCTTCGACTTCTGCAACGTCATGATTGTGAACGTCGTCTCACCACCTGAACGCGTTGGAGAATTTCGTATATTGATGGGACTCCGATTGAGACGGAACCTTGATCTGGCGGTTGACTACCCAAACACCTCCCAAACCATCGCGGATCAAGGGCAGATTTCAGTCATTCCCGAAAGCCCTGTCGTCGTGGCCAATCTTGCCGATCCGTCTCAAAAGAGCTGGTTAGACGCTGGTGCCGACGGCCTGTTGGCAGCGGCTGGCCAATTCTACAGCTTTAACGATCTCGCTTTGATCCCACTGGTGCCAGCGCAATAGTTTGCGCCGTATCTCGTCGGTCAACATACACTTGCTTTTCTTCTGGCCAGAAATATCCCGGGGGTGCGGGGGCTGGCCCCCGCCCATCGCGACGCGCGCAGCGCGGCGCAATATCTCGTAGCACCCCGTGCCCAAAACCCCACACCTCGCGGGCGTTCTTACTTTGCCCACTAGATAAGCGATAACTTAACCCTCATGCTGCATTTATGAGCAGTATGAAAACTCTCATGACGACCCTCTTCCTCGCGCTTGGCGCCCTCCCCGCCAACGCGGGGCTTTCTTTGGACAACACACAACTCCAGAAATTTGCCGCCTGTGCGGGTCGCCTTTCTGCGCAGATGGAACATCAATGGATGTTCGACGGCCCCGCCTCTGACATTACCCGCCAGCAACGCGCGCAGGTGCTCGATCTGATGCGTGCCGTGATGACGCCCGATCAGGGCCGCGATGTGTTGCACTGGCGGATCACGGCCAAGGCCGCGCACCACGCGCTGCTGACCCGCGCCACCTTCAACGACGATCCCAACGACGCCACATGGGCCGCCAACATGGCCGCGACCCTGACCGCCGATTGCACCGCGTTCCTGCTTAGCTAAAGCACACCGGCCCTCTGGTCATTGCGCGCGCGCCGCACTAGTTTGCGGCCTATGAACAAGCCATCTGACAACCCTGCCGATCCGTTCAAGAAAGCCTTAGCCGAGGCCACGAAGGTCATGGCCGATGATCCGGAACTCTCGGTTACATATTCCGTCGACCCCGCCGGTCAGACCAGCGACACGATCCGCCTGCCACAGGTGACCCGCCGCATGACCAAACAAGAGGTGTTGCTGGCGCGTGGCCACGCCGACGCGATGGCGCTGCGGCACAAGTTTCATGACGCTGGCACCGCCGCGCGCTACATGCCGCAGGGCCAGATGGCGCAAGACCTTTACAACGCGATGGAATCCGCCCGGGTTGAGGCCGTCGGCGCGCAATACATGCCCGGCACCGCAGGCAACATCGACGCCAAAATCGGGAATGAGGCGCTGCGCAAAGGCTATGACCAGATCAAACAGCCCGCCGATGCGCCACTGGCCACCGCAGCAGGCTACATGATCCGCGAACTCGCCACCGGCCGCGCCCTGCCCGAAGGCGCTGACAATGTGCTCGACCTCTGGCGCGGCTTTATCGAGGATCATTGCGGCGAACGGCTCGAGAATCTCTCGGACATGCTGAACGACCAGCAGGCCTTTGCCAAATTCGCGCGCGACCTGATCTCGGACCTCGGCTATGCCGACCAGCTGGGCGATGATCCCGACGGGTCGGACGAAGACGACGAAAACGAGGCCGAAGAAGGCAGCGACGAGCAGGAAGAACCCGATAGCACCGGCGAAGACGATAGCGACGGCGAAGAGGCCGAAGCCTCGCCCGAGCAAACGCAGGAAGACCAGCAAGACGCATCTCAGGCCGAGATTTCGATGGACGATCAGGCCGACGCCGAGATGGGCGAAGAGACCGAGATGCCCGATGGCGAAGCCCCGATGGAGCCGCCCCAGCCTGCACCGGTCTCAGACGCCGACCCCGATTACCGCGTCTATGCAACTGATTATGATGAAGAAATCGGCGCAGAAGACCTCGCTGAACCGGCAGAGCTGGAACGCCTGCGCAGCTATCTGGATCAACAGCTTGAACCGCTCAAAGGGGCCGTGTCACGCCTCGCCAACAAGTTGCAGCGCCGCTTGCAGGCCCAGCAAAACCGCAGTTGGGAGTTTGACCGCGAGGAAGGCATCCTTGATGCCGGACGGCTCGCGCGCATCGTCGCCTCCCCCACCACGCCGCTGTCCTTCAAGGTCGAAAAAGACACCGAATTCCGCGACACCGTTGTGACGCTCCTTCTGGACAACTCCGGCTCCATGCGGGGTCGCCCGATCTCAATCGCCGCGATCTGTGCTGATGTCATGGCCCGCACGCTGGAACGCTGCGCCGTCAAGGTCGAGATCCTCGGCTTTACCACGAAGGCATGGAAAGGCGGCCAAAGCCGCGAGGATTGGCTGAAAGCCGGACGCGAACCAACGCCCGGCCGCCTGAACGACCTCCGGCATATCGTCTATAAATCCGCCGACGCCCCCTGGCGGCGGACACGGCCAAACCTTGGCCTGATGATGAAAGAGGGCCTGCTGAAAGAAAATATCGACGGTGAGGCGCTGGAATGGGCACACCGCCGGCTGGTCGGGCGGCACGAACAGCGCAAGGTGCTCATGGTGATCTCAGACGGGGCACCGGTGGATGACAGCACCCTGTCGGTGAACCCGGCCAATTATCTTGAAAAGCACCTGCGCGACGTGATCGCGATGATCGAAAAGCGCAAGGCGGTGGAATTGGCCGCGATCGGCATCGGCCACGATGTCACGCGCTACTACGATCGCGCGGTGACAATTACGGACGTCGAACAACTGGCCGGTGCGATGACCGAACAGCTCGCCAGCCTCTTTGACAGCGACCCCCGCAAACGCGCGCGTGTTCTGGGGATGCGCAAAACCGGCTGAATGGCGCTGCGATTTA
This window contains:
- the cobT gene encoding cobaltochelatase subunit CobT, which codes for MNKPSDNPADPFKKALAEATKVMADDPELSVTYSVDPAGQTSDTIRLPQVTRRMTKQEVLLARGHADAMALRHKFHDAGTAARYMPQGQMAQDLYNAMESARVEAVGAQYMPGTAGNIDAKIGNEALRKGYDQIKQPADAPLATAAGYMIRELATGRALPEGADNVLDLWRGFIEDHCGERLENLSDMLNDQQAFAKFARDLISDLGYADQLGDDPDGSDEDDENEAEEGSDEQEEPDSTGEDDSDGEEAEASPEQTQEDQQDASQAEISMDDQADAEMGEETEMPDGEAPMEPPQPAPVSDADPDYRVYATDYDEEIGAEDLAEPAELERLRSYLDQQLEPLKGAVSRLANKLQRRLQAQQNRSWEFDREEGILDAGRLARIVASPTTPLSFKVEKDTEFRDTVVTLLLDNSGSMRGRPISIAAICADVMARTLERCAVKVEILGFTTKAWKGGQSREDWLKAGREPTPGRLNDLRHIVYKSADAPWRRTRPNLGLMMKEGLLKENIDGEALEWAHRRLVGRHEQRKVLMVISDGAPVDDSTLSVNPANYLEKHLRDVIAMIEKRKAVELAAIGIGHDVTRYYDRAVTITDVEQLAGAMTEQLASLFDSDPRKRARVLGMRKTG
- the cobS gene encoding cobaltochelatase subunit CobS, whose translation is MADGMIDIDANPTEEISVREVFGIDSDMKIKGFADKTDRTPEIDSTYKFDPDTTLAILAGFGYNRRVMIQGYHGTGKSTHIEQVAARLNWPAVRVNLDSHISRIDLIGKDAIKLRDGVQVTEFHEGILPWALRNPVAIVFDEYDAGRADVMFVIQRVLEHDGKLTLMDQNQILTPHKHFRLFATANTVGLGDTTGLYHGTQQINQAQMDRWSLVATLNYLSHDAEAAIVLSKSPHFNTEKGRKTISQMVTVADLTRTAFMNGDLSTVMSPRTVLAWAENTRIFQDVGYAFRLSFLNKCDELERQTVAEFYQRCFDEELPESAASLSLG